From the genome of Triticum aestivum cultivar Chinese Spring chromosome 3B, IWGSC CS RefSeq v2.1, whole genome shotgun sequence, one region includes:
- the LOC123071110 gene encoding UDP-glycosyltransferase 87A1, producing MASSATAGRHVVAVPYPGSGHINPMLAVCRLLVAADGALTVIVVVTEEWHALLASAPTLPDRVRFATIPNDVIPPERSRGVDHAAFFEAVSNKMADAVAQLLDRLVLELEPRPEAILVDTYLTWGVAVGARRCIPVCSLWTQPATFFLALYHLDLWPSGDDDHEHDEELSAKSMDQYVPCLSSVRMSDLMVFSRWKRHMKITAEAFVNVRKAQCLLLTSFHELEPCAINTTAELLTFPIYPIGPAHMPPDGNAGRIQDEEHHDWLDAQPEKSVMYVSFGSYASMPHSQFEEIAMGLLDAGVKFFWVARDKAPELRGMCGDRGLAVPWCDQQRVLCHRSVGGFLSHCGWNSVLEAVWAGVPVLAFPVAWDQLVNARMVGDEWKVGIDLREQRGEDGIVSRAAISDAARKLMDSDSGVGQEMRKRAAQLREVSRSAVGEGGSSHSSLSGFLKDLAEGRLEVAESSQ from the exons ATGGCCTCCTCAGCGACTGCGGGTCGGCACGTCGTCGCGGTGCCGTACCCGGGCAGCGGCCACATCAACCCCATGCTCGCCGTGTGCCGCCTGCTCGTCGCCGCGGACGGCGCCCtcaccgtcatcgtcgtcgtcaCGGAGGAGTGGCACGCGCTGCTGGCCTCCGCGCCCACGCTGCCAGACCGCGTCCGCTTCGCCACCATCCCCAACGACGTCATCCCCCCCGAGCGCAGCCGTGGGGTCGACCACGCCGCCTTCTTCGAGGCCGTGAGCAACAAGATGGCGGACGCCGTCGCGCAGCTGCTCGACCGGCTAGTGCTGGAGCTGGAGCCGAGGCCGGAGGCTATCCTTGTCGACACCTACCTGACCTGGGGGGTTGCGGTCGGCGCGCGGCGCTGCATACCGGTGTGCTCGCTGTGGACCCAGCCGGCCACCTTCTTCTTGGCGCTCTACCACCTGGACCTGTGGCCGTCGGGTGACGATGACCATGAACACGATGAAG AATTAAGCGCCAAGTCCATGGATCAGTATGTCCCGTGCCTCTCATCAGTAAGAATGTCTGATCTCATGGTCTTCAGCCGATGGAAGCGGCACATGAAGATAACAGCGGAGGCGTTCGTGAACGTACGAAAAGCGCAGTGTCTCCTCCTCACCTCCTTCCACGAGCTTGAACCCTGCGCCATCAACACAACGGCTGAGTTACTTACGTTCCCCATATATCCGATCGGCCCTGCACACATGCCGCCGGACGGGAACGCGGGCAGGATCCAGGACGAGGAGCACCATGACTGGCTGGACGCGCAGCCAGAGAAGTCGGTGATGTACGTCTCGTTCGGCAGCTACGCTTCCATGCCGCACTCGCAGTTCGAAGAGATCGCCATGGGGCTGCTTGACGCTGGAGTCAAGTTCTTCTGGGTGGCACGGGACAAGGCCCCTGAGCTGCGGGGGATGTGCGGCGACAGGGGGCTGGCGGTGCCGTGGTGCGACCAGCAGAGGGTGCTGTGCCACCGGTCCGTCGGCGGCTTCCTCAGCCACTGCGGGTGGAACTCGGTGCTCGAGGCCGTGTGGGCCGGAGTGCCCGTGCTTGCCTTCCCTGTTGCGTGGGACCAGCTGGTGAACGCCCGGATGGTCGGCGACGAATGGAAGGTCGGCATCGACCTGAGGGAACAGAGGGGGGAGGATGGGATTGTGAGCAGGGCCGCCATCTCTGATGCCGCGAGGAAGCTGATGGATTCGGATTCTGGTGTTGGCCAAGAGATGAGGAAAAGAGCCGCGCAGCTGCGCGAGGTTTCCCGTAGCGCGGTCGGGGAAGGAGGCTCGTCGCATAGTTCGTTGAGCGGTTTCctcaaggatctcgccgagggaaGATTGGAGGTGGCTGAAAGTTCTCAGTGA